A region of Natribaculum luteum DNA encodes the following proteins:
- a CDS encoding universal stress protein: MTLLVPFDGSELSTAALEKAAEFGDLTDEDVVALTVVPDDDEYARERGWIGQHEQFDPDVVTRKMRRTVADVAPEATFEVELVDSDEPTATATTSVVRTIRDRAADLDASLVFVGSENAGSVTTPLSSVGGPVASDQHYDVYVVRHAE, translated from the coding sequence CTACTCGTTCCGTTCGACGGGTCGGAGCTTTCGACGGCAGCACTCGAGAAGGCAGCCGAATTCGGCGACCTCACCGACGAAGACGTGGTCGCGTTGACGGTCGTTCCGGACGACGACGAGTACGCACGTGAACGAGGGTGGATCGGCCAGCACGAGCAGTTCGATCCGGACGTGGTCACGCGGAAGATGCGCAGAACCGTCGCGGACGTCGCACCCGAGGCGACGTTCGAGGTCGAACTCGTCGACTCGGACGAACCCACGGCGACGGCGACGACGAGCGTAGTGCGGACGATCCGCGACAGGGCGGCCGACCTCGACGCGTCGCTGGTCTTCGTCGGGTCCGAGAACGCCGGTTCGGTGACGACCCCGCTCTCGAGCGTCGGCGGGCCGGTCGCGAGCGACCAGCACTACGACGTCTACGTCGTCCGCCACGCGGAGTAA
- a CDS encoding PAS domain S-box protein yields the protein MSGGNLDALSETLAVFDRMASPRTPLTTSEVAAELEITRRAAYERLDRLVERDAVETKKVGARGRVWWLSARDGSVEADDDHDRSTDEHEQMLSRLVDNVPGIVYRCRYGEGWPMSFVSDGCAEITGYDPATLESGDVSWERDVVHPDDADYVREEVQAQLDEDGQFSLQFRIQTADGNTRWVQERGYGVGDDDDEYEILEGVITDITDQKRAEQALSERERQFRSMIDATEEYAIFMLDADGRVSTWNRGAEQIKGYEREEIVGEHVSTFYTDEAADEGVPERNLADAAADGSTEDEGWRVRKDGSRFWAYVTLTAIHDEDGDLAGYAKVTRDMTDRREYEQRLRQQRDDLERELDEIFKRIDDAFYAVDDEYRFTYVNDRAEELLQHSREELLGESIWETFPQAAETDAWERFHRALSTQEPTSFETHYEPLGFWVEGNIYPSESGLSVYFRDITERKEREQKLEQYRKIVETIDDGVYALDDDERFVMANDAFLELVGYDREELLGKPAKVVHSEQINATATEMSDQIVAGDREAGILELDLVRKDGETVPVETRFAPFPVGDGYGRCGVVRDVSTRLERERALEESERRYRTLAENFPNGGVVLLDEELRHTLVEGKGFERLDIDAADLRGERVQDVYPDDVREIVEPNYRAALEGETTSFELEFQGRSFKFWVLPLTDDDGDVFAAMAMSQDVTDRRQFEETLQALHDSTRQMIRSTTKAEVGETVVDAASNVLDLPGVIVYRHDDDRDLLVPGARSVEADFMRQAFPEVPPGDESITGHVFATGESRNYDDIFESPRLQAHDTEMRSGLFVPIGDHGIIVVGSDEIGSLDDRTRHLVEVLAANAETAYDRVEREQNLERQRGQLAALNELNELVREITDAIIEQSTREEIEEIVCQRLAEMESYAFAWIGAVDSQTQTVDLRTEAGIEGYLEGITISVDPDDERSQGPTGRAVLQREIQTTQDIREDTRHDPWREQISDYGFRSSAAIPIVHEGTLYGVLNVYAERPYAFTDDERTVISQLGEIVGHAIAAVERKRALTSDQVVELEFQIRDFFEAFDVSASTDERITFDQTVPVADGEYLVYGTATDDGMSAVEALVEQLPQWDGVSVIDERFGEIQFELRLSEPTILSTVASHGGSVSQSAIEDGDYRMTVHLPQGANVRQVIETIEEAYPAIEPLARRQVARSSDIPRLVKQAWMDELTDRQRTALETAYFAGFFEWPRNSSGEDVADSLDITSATFHQHVRAAERKLFDALFEELSLTGPE from the coding sequence ATGTCTGGCGGGAACCTGGACGCTCTCAGTGAAACGCTGGCCGTCTTCGATCGAATGGCGTCTCCCCGAACGCCGCTTACGACGAGCGAAGTCGCAGCGGAACTGGAAATCACCCGCCGTGCCGCCTACGAGCGGCTGGACCGCCTCGTCGAGCGAGACGCCGTCGAGACCAAGAAAGTCGGCGCTCGAGGACGCGTCTGGTGGCTGTCGGCGCGCGACGGTTCCGTCGAAGCGGACGACGACCACGACCGATCGACCGACGAGCACGAACAGATGCTCTCGCGACTCGTCGACAACGTACCGGGGATCGTGTACCGCTGCCGATACGGGGAGGGCTGGCCGATGTCGTTCGTCAGCGACGGCTGCGCCGAGATCACCGGGTACGATCCTGCCACCCTGGAATCCGGCGACGTGAGCTGGGAACGGGACGTCGTCCATCCGGACGACGCTGACTACGTCCGAGAGGAGGTACAGGCGCAACTGGACGAGGACGGCCAATTTAGCCTCCAGTTTCGCATCCAGACCGCCGACGGAAACACCCGCTGGGTCCAGGAACGCGGATACGGCGTCGGTGACGATGACGACGAGTACGAAATCCTCGAGGGGGTAATCACCGATATCACAGACCAGAAGCGCGCGGAGCAGGCGCTCTCGGAGCGCGAACGCCAGTTCCGGTCGATGATAGACGCGACCGAGGAGTACGCCATCTTCATGCTCGACGCCGACGGACGGGTCTCCACCTGGAACCGGGGTGCCGAGCAGATCAAGGGATACGAACGCGAAGAGATCGTGGGCGAACACGTCTCTACGTTCTACACGGACGAGGCGGCAGACGAGGGCGTTCCCGAGCGAAACCTGGCCGACGCCGCGGCGGACGGCTCGACCGAGGACGAAGGGTGGCGGGTGCGAAAGGACGGCTCGCGGTTCTGGGCTTACGTCACCCTCACTGCCATTCACGACGAGGACGGCGACCTCGCGGGGTACGCCAAGGTCACCCGGGACATGACCGACCGGCGCGAGTACGAGCAGCGGCTCCGTCAACAGCGCGACGACCTCGAGCGAGAACTGGACGAGATTTTCAAGCGGATCGACGACGCGTTCTACGCGGTCGACGACGAGTACCGGTTTACGTACGTCAACGACCGGGCCGAAGAGCTGCTCCAGCACTCCAGAGAAGAGCTCCTCGGGGAGAGCATCTGGGAGACGTTTCCGCAGGCTGCCGAGACCGACGCCTGGGAGAGGTTCCACCGGGCGCTGTCGACACAGGAACCGACCAGCTTCGAAACTCACTACGAGCCGCTGGGGTTCTGGGTCGAGGGCAACATCTACCCCTCCGAGTCGGGACTGTCGGTGTACTTCCGTGACATCACCGAACGAAAGGAGCGCGAGCAGAAACTCGAACAGTACAGAAAGATCGTCGAGACGATCGACGACGGAGTCTACGCGCTCGACGACGACGAGCGGTTCGTGATGGCCAACGACGCGTTCCTCGAGTTAGTGGGATACGACCGGGAGGAACTGCTCGGGAAACCCGCCAAAGTCGTCCACAGCGAGCAGATCAACGCCACGGCAACCGAGATGAGCGACCAGATCGTCGCCGGCGACCGCGAGGCGGGCATCCTCGAACTCGATCTCGTGCGAAAAGACGGTGAGACCGTACCGGTCGAAACCCGGTTCGCTCCCTTCCCGGTCGGCGACGGCTACGGTCGATGTGGCGTCGTTCGGGACGTCTCCACCCGACTCGAGCGCGAACGTGCACTCGAGGAGTCCGAACGACGCTACCGCACCCTCGCGGAGAACTTCCCGAACGGGGGTGTCGTTCTCCTCGACGAGGAACTGCGGCACACGCTCGTCGAGGGGAAAGGCTTCGAGAGACTCGACATCGACGCTGCCGACCTCCGGGGCGAACGGGTACAGGACGTCTATCCCGATGACGTCCGGGAGATCGTCGAACCCAACTACCGGGCCGCACTCGAGGGCGAGACGACCTCGTTCGAACTCGAGTTTCAGGGACGATCGTTCAAGTTCTGGGTGCTCCCGCTGACCGACGACGACGGCGACGTGTTCGCCGCCATGGCGATGTCACAGGACGTCACCGACCGCAGACAGTTCGAGGAGACGTTGCAGGCCCTCCACGACTCGACGCGGCAGATGATTCGCTCGACGACGAAGGCGGAAGTTGGCGAGACCGTCGTCGACGCAGCGTCGAACGTCCTCGACCTCCCCGGCGTAATCGTCTATCGGCACGACGACGATCGGGACCTGCTCGTTCCCGGCGCGCGGTCGGTCGAAGCCGACTTCATGCGACAGGCGTTCCCCGAAGTGCCGCCCGGCGACGAGAGCATCACCGGTCACGTCTTCGCCACGGGCGAGTCACGGAACTACGACGACATATTCGAATCGCCGCGGTTGCAAGCCCACGACACCGAGATGCGGTCGGGGCTATTCGTGCCGATAGGCGACCACGGGATCATCGTCGTCGGTTCGGACGAGATCGGGTCGCTCGACGATCGGACCCGCCACCTCGTCGAGGTCCTGGCCGCAAACGCCGAGACCGCCTACGATCGAGTCGAACGGGAACAGAACCTCGAACGCCAGCGCGGCCAACTCGCAGCACTCAACGAACTCAACGAACTCGTCCGGGAGATCACCGACGCGATCATCGAACAGTCCACCCGCGAGGAGATCGAAGAGATCGTCTGCCAGCGACTCGCCGAGATGGAGTCGTACGCGTTCGCCTGGATCGGCGCCGTCGACTCGCAGACACAGACGGTTGACCTGCGGACGGAGGCGGGCATCGAGGGCTATCTCGAGGGAATTACGATATCCGTCGATCCCGACGACGAGCGCAGTCAGGGGCCCACGGGGCGGGCGGTCTTGCAACGCGAGATCCAGACCACTCAGGACATCCGTGAAGATACCAGACACGACCCCTGGCGCGAGCAGATCAGCGACTACGGCTTTCGTTCGTCGGCCGCGATCCCGATCGTCCACGAGGGCACGCTCTACGGCGTCCTGAACGTCTACGCAGAACGGCCGTACGCGTTCACCGACGACGAGCGGACGGTGATCAGCCAACTCGGCGAAATCGTCGGCCACGCGATCGCTGCCGTCGAACGCAAACGTGCACTGACCAGCGACCAGGTCGTCGAACTCGAGTTCCAGATTCGAGACTTCTTCGAGGCGTTCGACGTCTCGGCCTCGACCGACGAGCGAATCACCTTCGACCAGACGGTTCCCGTCGCCGACGGCGAGTACCTCGTGTACGGAACGGCGACCGACGACGGGATGTCCGCCGTCGAAGCGCTCGTCGAGCAGTTGCCACAGTGGGACGGAGTGTCCGTGATCGACGAGCGCTTCGGCGAGATCCAGTTCGAGCTCCGGCTGTCGGAGCCGACCATCCTGTCGACGGTCGCGTCCCACGGCGGGTCCGTCAGCCAGTCGGCAATCGAAGACGGCGACTACCGAATGACCGTCCACCTCCCACAGGGAGCGAACGTCCGGCAGGTGATCGAGACGATCGAAGAAGCGTATCCCGCCATCGAACCGCTGGCTCGCAGGCAGGTGGCGCGTTCGTCGGACATCCCACGGCTGGTCAAGCAGGCCTGGATGGACGAGTTGACGGACCGACAGCGGACCGCACTCGAGACGGCTTACTTCGCCGGCTTCTTCGAGTGGCCACGAAACAGTTCCGGGGAAGACGTCGCCGACTCGCTCGACATCACGTCGGCGACGTTCCACCAGCACGTCCGCGCTGCCGAACGCAAACTCTTCGACGCGCTGTTCGAGGAGCTGTCTCTGACCGGGCCCGAGTAG
- a CDS encoding DUF7344 domain-containing protein — MSDVYDALSNERRRRVLSALSEETTPVDVAELAHTVATAETADRPRGTPDEHVTQVHTSLHHVHLPKLTDLGLVEYDPDAETVDCVVDVNSVLA; from the coding sequence GTGAGCGACGTCTACGACGCTCTCTCGAACGAGCGGCGGCGACGAGTGCTCTCGGCACTGTCGGAAGAGACGACACCTGTCGACGTCGCCGAACTGGCTCACACCGTCGCCACGGCGGAGACGGCAGACCGGCCCCGCGGGACCCCGGACGAGCACGTCACCCAGGTCCACACGTCGCTCCACCACGTTCACCTCCCGAAACTGACGGATCTCGGACTCGTCGAGTACGACCCGGACGCGGAAACCGTCGACTGTGTCGTCGACGTCAACTCCGTTCTCGCGTAG
- a CDS encoding CARDB domain-containing protein produces the protein MHRRHYLMGMSAGVGVLVSTGGGATVGTQSALSVTIVWTNTPVTGGDVLEVNVHVRNESERSVTREIALVVSDDRVDTTSVTVDPGDVASVDLGYETYPVRQTVEFPVTVETDGSSDTRTVSVFGTDDPLVQRVRPSADVAVQPETTVMFEVQTVALGQTAWHLDGEFVRRSFGPWYSEYNRQAEADYWQHTFEATGTHEVAAVVETDDWTETVEWTIDVTSDGRTTPNIDDVQPSDDTIATDRDEPLEVAVSDPDGGLDRVVWWLGHADVILDVTSVSGAEATASLSADDFSGCHQCPVVVWVVDEQGVIGEASPWTFAIQDVPLSVTITGTTDPVDAGDVLEVQARLENTGTASSTTDARLVVSDDVVDVTSVLLAPGEAETIVLGYETYPVRQDVEFPVTVETDDAADSQTVEVYGTEESAAPSLSVAITGTNAPVGAGEFLEVTAQVENTGGTEATQDVRLVVSDDVVDSTTVSLGSGETTTVSLGYETYPVEQDVSFPVRVATDDDADERTVEVFADGNSGDGDDSGGEPSLSVSISRTNAPVDAGEFLQVTAAVQNSGSASATPTLELVVGGDVVDSASVTVGPGQSTTVSLGYETYPVEQDVSFPVTVRGGGASALRTVRVFGG, from the coding sequence ATGCACCGACGACACTACCTGATGGGCATGAGTGCGGGGGTCGGAGTGCTGGTGTCGACGGGCGGTGGGGCCACGGTCGGCACACAGTCCGCACTGTCGGTCACGATCGTCTGGACGAACACACCCGTCACGGGGGGCGACGTCCTCGAGGTAAACGTTCACGTTCGCAACGAGAGCGAGCGCAGCGTCACCCGCGAGATCGCTCTCGTGGTCAGCGACGACCGGGTAGACACTACCTCCGTGACGGTCGATCCCGGAGACGTAGCGTCGGTCGACCTGGGATACGAGACCTATCCCGTGCGGCAAACCGTCGAGTTCCCGGTGACCGTCGAGACGGACGGGAGTTCGGACACGCGTACCGTCTCCGTCTTCGGCACGGACGATCCGCTCGTCCAGCGAGTGCGTCCCAGCGCCGACGTCGCCGTCCAGCCGGAGACGACCGTCATGTTCGAGGTCCAGACCGTCGCGCTCGGCCAGACGGCGTGGCACCTCGACGGCGAGTTCGTCCGGCGCTCGTTCGGCCCCTGGTACAGCGAGTACAATCGGCAGGCGGAGGCCGACTACTGGCAACACACCTTCGAGGCAACGGGAACACACGAGGTCGCCGCAGTCGTCGAGACCGACGACTGGACCGAGACGGTCGAGTGGACGATCGACGTGACGTCAGACGGGCGGACGACGCCGAACATCGACGACGTCCAGCCGAGCGACGACACGATCGCCACCGACCGTGACGAACCGCTCGAGGTCGCCGTCTCCGATCCCGACGGCGGCCTCGATCGCGTCGTCTGGTGGCTCGGCCACGCGGACGTGATCCTCGACGTCACGAGCGTCAGCGGGGCGGAAGCCACCGCGTCGCTGTCGGCCGACGACTTCTCGGGGTGTCACCAGTGTCCGGTCGTCGTCTGGGTGGTCGACGAGCAGGGCGTGATCGGCGAGGCGAGTCCGTGGACGTTCGCCATCCAGGACGTCCCGCTCTCGGTGACGATCACTGGGACGACCGATCCCGTCGACGCGGGCGACGTCCTCGAGGTGCAGGCCCGACTCGAGAACACGGGAACCGCCTCGAGCACGACGGACGCCCGCCTCGTGGTCAGCGACGATGTCGTCGACGTCACGTCTGTCTTGCTCGCTCCCGGCGAAGCGGAAACGATCGTGCTGGGGTACGAAACCTATCCCGTCCGCCAGGACGTCGAGTTCCCGGTAACCGTCGAGACCGACGACGCCGCCGACTCACAGACCGTCGAGGTGTACGGCACCGAGGAGTCCGCCGCACCGTCGCTCTCCGTGGCGATCACCGGGACGAACGCGCCGGTCGGCGCTGGCGAGTTCCTCGAGGTGACCGCCCAGGTCGAGAACACGGGCGGGACAGAAGCGACCCAGGACGTCCGTCTCGTGGTCAGCGACGACGTCGTCGACTCCACGACGGTCTCGCTCGGCTCCGGGGAGACGACGACGGTCTCGCTCGGCTACGAGACCTACCCCGTCGAGCAAGACGTCAGCTTCCCCGTGCGCGTCGCGACCGACGACGACGCAGACGAACGCACCGTCGAGGTGTTCGCCGACGGCAATTCCGGCGATGGTGACGACTCCGGCGGCGAGCCGTCGCTCTCCGTCTCGATCAGCAGAACGAACGCCCCCGTCGACGCGGGCGAGTTCCTCCAGGTGACTGCTGCCGTCCAGAATTCGGGCTCGGCGAGCGCCACGCCGACGCTCGAGCTCGTCGTCGGCGGCGACGTGGTCGACTCCGCCTCCGTGACGGTCGGCCCCGGCCAGTCGACGACGGTCTCGCTCGGCTACGAGACCTATCCCGTCGAGCAGGACGTCAGCTTCCCCGTGACGGTCCGTGGCGGCGGCGCTTCGGCGTTGCGCACGGTTCGCGTCTTCGGCGGTTGA
- a CDS encoding Lrp/AsnC family transcriptional regulator: MVHAFVAVVVSAGTERELVEQIREHPAVTEAFVVTGDFDVIVDLETETTQELLRAVTEGIRALESVGTTRTYVCLADGGDGHGESRAT; the protein is encoded by the coding sequence ATGGTTCACGCATTCGTCGCCGTCGTGGTGTCGGCGGGCACGGAACGGGAACTGGTCGAACAGATTCGAGAGCATCCGGCCGTAACGGAGGCGTTCGTCGTCACGGGCGACTTCGACGTCATCGTGGATCTGGAAACCGAGACCACCCAGGAACTCCTGCGGGCGGTCACCGAGGGGATTCGCGCACTCGAGAGCGTCGGTACGACCCGAACGTACGTCTGTCTCGCGGACGGTGGCGACGGTCACGGTGAGTCGCGCGCGACGTGA
- a CDS encoding class I SAM-dependent methyltransferase yields the protein MDRRADVRETYDRIATHFASTREYAWPEVESFLERVPADLTGADTTGLDVGCGNCRHAELLADRVGRTVGLDVSRGLLETGRARALERDFAVDLLQGDAAALPLVEGVVDVAVYVATLHHLPTRESRVTSLDELARVLAPDGRALVSAWSTAHDRFDADEGFDTTVEWTLPGGETVDRFYHIYSPEEFEADLEESVLDVHEWELSSGNCYATVGVDEQ from the coding sequence ATGGACCGTCGGGCCGACGTCCGGGAGACCTACGACCGCATCGCGACGCACTTCGCCTCGACCCGCGAGTACGCCTGGCCCGAAGTCGAGTCGTTCCTCGAGCGCGTGCCTGCCGACCTGACGGGTGCCGACACGACCGGACTCGACGTCGGCTGTGGGAACTGTCGCCACGCCGAGTTGCTGGCCGACCGCGTCGGCCGCACCGTCGGCCTCGACGTCAGCCGCGGCTTGCTCGAGACCGGCCGGGCGCGCGCACTCGAGCGCGACTTCGCCGTCGACCTGCTCCAGGGCGACGCCGCGGCGCTCCCGCTCGTTGAGGGCGTCGTCGACGTCGCCGTCTACGTCGCGACCCTCCACCACCTCCCCACGCGAGAGAGTCGCGTGACCAGTCTCGACGAACTCGCTCGCGTGCTCGCGCCCGACGGACGGGCGCTCGTCAGCGCCTGGTCGACCGCCCACGACCGCTTCGACGCCGACGAGGGGTTCGACACGACCGTCGAGTGGACGCTCCCCGGCGGCGAGACGGTCGATCGCTTCTATCACATCTACTCACCCGAGGAGTTCGAGGCCGACCTCGAGGAGAGCGTACTCGACGTCCACGAGTGGGAACTCTCGAGCGGGAACTGCTATGCCACCGTCGGCGTCGACGAACAGTAA
- a CDS encoding DUF5793 family protein produces the protein MRREHFTLDVSNVDWVETDGEPRKPSVSIDFTGPETLLRERLTAPDGDVLDASETDVALRLQEPLDEDAAGVVSVTDRITGDFVLELNEDASNVLKFIRAARNYGEVATEDEGRYKVSITFDGEEFVTYDKRTFLVYDDQGDLLRQHSLIPSGVEL, from the coding sequence ATGAGGCGCGAGCACTTCACGCTAGATGTCAGCAATGTCGACTGGGTCGAGACGGACGGCGAGCCACGAAAGCCGTCGGTATCGATCGACTTCACCGGCCCGGAGACGTTGCTTCGCGAGCGCCTTACCGCTCCCGATGGCGACGTTCTCGATGCGAGTGAGACGGACGTCGCCCTTCGACTCCAGGAACCACTGGACGAGGACGCGGCAGGCGTCGTCAGCGTCACCGACCGTATCACGGGCGATTTCGTCCTCGAACTCAACGAAGACGCGTCGAACGTCCTGAAGTTCATCCGGGCAGCACGGAACTACGGCGAGGTCGCGACCGAGGACGAGGGACGGTACAAAGTGTCGATCACGTTCGACGGCGAGGAGTTCGTCACCTACGACAAGCGGACGTTTCTCGTCTACGACGATCAGGGAGATCTCCTCCGCCAGCACAGCCTGATCCCGAGCGGCGTCGAACTTTGA
- a CDS encoding ABC transporter ATP-binding protein, producing the protein MSNGELLTSTADEPSFETATPETVLELDGVAKRYGSETIIPELSLSVRDGEILTLLGPSGCGKTTTLRLIAGLERPNGGSIRLQNGFVAGNETFVPPEERDVGVVFQEFALFPHLTARENVAFGLDGWEPEERDARVEELLELVGLEEHGDHYPDELSGGQQQRVALARSIAPEPDMLLLDEPFSNLDVDLRVEMREEVRRIIKKAGVTAISVTHDQEEALSISDRVAVMNDGVIEQVGTPERVFQQPKSRFVAGFLGHASFLSGQVHGDHVETALGRVLRDDIHGLAQQYDGTEIDLLVRPDDVTAYPADGTEADGQVVYRRYLGPTVLYRVELDDGDVIECMHNHSDRLELDERVAVRVTADHELAWFPAGQRD; encoded by the coding sequence ATGTCAAACGGGGAACTTCTCACGTCGACGGCCGACGAACCGTCTTTCGAGACCGCAACACCAGAGACCGTTCTCGAACTCGACGGCGTCGCGAAACGCTACGGCAGCGAAACGATCATCCCGGAGCTCTCGCTGTCGGTCCGCGACGGGGAGATCCTCACCCTGCTCGGTCCCTCGGGCTGTGGGAAAACGACGACACTGCGACTCATCGCTGGACTCGAGCGACCGAACGGCGGTTCGATTCGGCTTCAGAACGGCTTCGTGGCCGGAAACGAGACGTTCGTTCCTCCTGAAGAGCGCGACGTCGGCGTCGTCTTCCAGGAGTTCGCGCTCTTTCCACACCTCACCGCCCGGGAGAACGTCGCGTTCGGGTTGGACGGCTGGGAGCCAGAAGAGCGTGACGCCCGCGTCGAGGAACTGCTCGAGCTGGTCGGCCTCGAGGAACACGGCGACCACTACCCGGACGAACTCTCCGGCGGCCAGCAACAGCGGGTCGCCCTCGCACGGTCGATCGCGCCCGAACCGGACATGCTCTTGCTCGACGAGCCGTTCTCGAATCTCGACGTCGACCTGCGCGTGGAGATGCGCGAGGAGGTCCGCCGGATCATCAAGAAAGCGGGCGTCACCGCGATTTCGGTCACGCACGACCAGGAGGAGGCGCTGTCGATCTCCGACCGTGTCGCGGTGATGAACGACGGCGTCATCGAACAGGTCGGCACGCCAGAGCGGGTCTTCCAGCAGCCGAAGTCGCGGTTCGTCGCCGGTTTCCTGGGCCACGCGAGTTTCCTCTCTGGACAGGTCCACGGCGACCACGTCGAGACCGCGCTCGGACGCGTCCTCAGAGACGACATTCACGGTCTGGCTCAACAGTACGACGGCACCGAGATCGACCTGCTCGTCCGCCCGGACGACGTGACGGCGTACCCGGCAGACGGCACCGAGGCCGACGGTCAGGTCGTCTACCGGCGGTATCTCGGGCCGACCGTCCTCTATCGCGTCGAACTCGACGACGGCGACGTCATCGAGTGTATGCACAACCACTCCGACCGCCTCGAACTCGACGAACGCGTCGCCGTCCGCGTCACCGCCGACCACGAACTCGCGTGGTTCCCCGCCGGACAGCGCGACTAA
- a CDS encoding VOC family protein: MSGIVFFATEALERVVDFYVDEVGASIWLEQPGCTILQYDNMLVGFCERDDAETEGVITFVYGTRDEVDVAYEALADHAVDEPSENERYRIYNFFAEDPEGRTVECQTFLHETESVCG, from the coding sequence ATGTCTGGCATCGTGTTCTTCGCGACCGAAGCGCTCGAACGAGTCGTCGACTTCTACGTGGACGAGGTAGGCGCGTCGATCTGGCTCGAGCAGCCCGGATGTACGATCCTCCAGTACGACAACATGCTCGTCGGCTTCTGCGAGCGCGACGACGCCGAGACCGAGGGAGTCATCACGTTCGTCTACGGAACTCGAGACGAGGTCGACGTCGCTTACGAGGCACTGGCCGACCACGCAGTCGACGAACCGAGCGAGAACGAGCGCTACCGGATCTACAATTTTTTCGCCGAAGATCCCGAAGGACGGACGGTCGAGTGTCAGACGTTCCTCCACGAGACGGAGTCGGTCTGCGGTTAG
- a CDS encoding DUF998 domain-containing protein — MTDERLATRCGLLAPVVTLGAIVLATVLATPETFTWHARSLSDMGRVGTRTFWLFNGGLIVGGLLGVPFVWGLWSTARNGLERVGVALVGIALAGIVGVGVFFLGHTDYYLETGLHFVAAITFFGVAPIAQWLYGTGLLLAGDVRLGGLSFWLGNVHAAGWFGWLLYRDAVAADPWELFAVPEFVAAVAFGLWIALVTWSQLDGVSDSTGR; from the coding sequence GTGACCGACGAGCGGCTGGCGACGCGGTGTGGACTTCTCGCACCCGTCGTCACGCTGGGTGCGATCGTGCTTGCGACGGTCCTCGCCACGCCGGAGACGTTCACCTGGCACGCTCGGTCGCTGTCCGACATGGGTCGGGTCGGAACGCGGACCTTCTGGCTGTTCAACGGCGGCCTGATCGTCGGCGGCCTGCTCGGAGTACCGTTCGTCTGGGGGCTCTGGTCGACAGCTCGAAACGGCCTCGAGCGCGTCGGGGTCGCCCTCGTCGGAATCGCCCTCGCCGGGATCGTCGGCGTCGGCGTCTTCTTTCTCGGACACACGGACTACTACCTCGAGACCGGACTGCACTTCGTCGCCGCGATAACGTTCTTCGGCGTGGCACCGATCGCACAGTGGCTCTACGGGACGGGACTGCTCCTCGCTGGCGACGTTCGACTCGGCGGGCTCTCGTTCTGGCTGGGGAACGTCCACGCCGCCGGGTGGTTCGGCTGGCTGCTCTATCGCGACGCCGTCGCCGCCGACCCCTGGGAGTTGTTCGCCGTCCCCGAGTTCGTCGCCGCCGTCGCCTTCGGGCTCTGGATCGCACTGGTCACCTGGTCGCAACTCGACGGTGTATCCGACTCAACGGGCCGCTAA
- a CDS encoding UPF0058 family protein, with protein sequence MHKDELLELHEELVVIMEYFAEREDVDEGLFEPYRKLEVDPSHVHKSKSEHKHAVFVLGNALASAMSEDEFSSAGRIGKRMEELADDAQSKI encoded by the coding sequence ATGCATAAGGACGAACTTCTAGAGCTGCACGAAGAACTGGTGGTCATCATGGAGTACTTCGCCGAGCGCGAAGACGTCGACGAAGGACTGTTCGAACCGTACCGCAAACTCGAGGTCGATCCCTCTCACGTCCACAAATCCAAGAGCGAACACAAACACGCCGTCTTCGTGCTGGGCAACGCCCTGGCGAGTGCGATGAGCGAAGACGAGTTCTCGAGTGCCGGCCGGATCGGCAAGCGGATGGAAGAACTCGCCGACGACGCCCAGTCGAAGATATAG